CAGAATTGATTGTAAACACTTATCCAAAGGAGATTCAGCAGAGTATGCGTGAGACGCATCCAACAAGTATGGCTTCCGTACCTCGTTTCTGGGAGAAGGTTTATGTTGCTGTAAAGGAGCGCATGGATAAGTCAAGCATCGTTCAGCGTAAGCTTTTCTATCATGCTTTGAATGTTGGAAGAAAACGCAATATACAGTATCTTGCACGTGGGAAGCGTGTTCCTTTGACGTTGGAGATGGAGTATAAGTTTGTTAATAAGACTGTTTTGAGTCTTGTTCGCAAACAGTTAGGCTTGGAAAATCCACATCTCTTCCCAACAGCTGGAGCCTATGTTTCTCCAGAGGTAGAGGAGTTTGTACATAGCATCGGTATTAACATGATTGTTGGTTATGGCTTGACTGAGAGCTTGGCAACCGTTACCTGTGACCATGTAGGACAGCCTTATACCGTTGGTTCTGTGGGAAGACCGCTTGAGGGTATTGATATAAAGATTAGCGATGAGGGTGAAGTAATGCTGAAAGGTCCAACGATTATGCCAGGTTACTTCCGTCGTGATACTGCTAATGCAGAGGCATTTGATAAGGATGGTTACTTCCATACTGGTGATGCCGGTTATATGAAGGATGGTGAATTATTCTTAAAAGAGCGTATCAAGGACCTCTTCAAGACTTCTAATGGTAAGTATATTGCACCACAGATGGTGGAGGCGATGCTGTTAGTAGATAAGTTTATTGAGCAGGTTTCAGTGATTGCTGACCAGCGTAAGTTTGTTTCTGCTCTGATTGTTCCAGAATATTCTGTATTGGAAGAGTGGGCAAGAGAGAATCACATAGAGTTCAAAGATCGTGAGGAGTTATGCCAAGATAAGCGTGTAAACGAGATGATGCATGAGCGTATCGAAACCTTACAGCAGCGTTTGGCATCATACGAGAAGATTAAACGTTTCACCCTTCTCGCTCACCATTTCTCAATGGAAAACGGAGAGTTAACGAATACGTTGAAGCTAAAGCGTTCGGTTGTAAACCGCCGCTATCATGATGTGATAGAAAAGATGTACGAGGAGTAGGGAAGTAAATGAGTTGATGGGTAGACGTGTCGACGAGTTGACAGGTTAGTTGTTAAGATGAATTAGACTGGTTTTTATGATCTTCACTGGACTCGCCAGTCTTATTACTTCTGTCAGTTTTACTCGTTCTATCAACGTTCATAATCCCACTCCAACGATAAAAGAATAAAGATGATAACAGCAGATCAGCTAAAAGATATTCAAGAACGCACTGAAGCGTTGCACCGTTATCTTGATATTGACAAGAAACGAATAGAGTTTGAGGAGGAACAACTCCGTACACAAGCCCCAGACTTTTGGGATGACCCAGCTCGTGCGCAGGAGCAGATGAAGAAGGTTAAGGATATCGAGAAATGGGTTAAAGACTATGATAAGGCACGTGCGTTGGCTGATGAAGTACAGTTGGCGTTCGATTTCTATAAAGATGAACTTGTCACTGAGGAGGAAGTTGATGCCGCATACGCTAAGGTTCTTAAGGTAATCGAAGGATTAGAGCTTAAGAATATGCTACGTCAGGAGGAGGATCCGATGGAGTGTGTGATGAAAATTAACTCTGGAGCGGGCGGTACTGAGAGTCAAGACTGGGCTTCTATGCTGATGCGTATGTATATGCGTTGGGGTGAAGCACAGGGATATAGAGTTACTATCTCTGATATACAGGAAGGCGATGAGGCTGGTATTAAGAGTGTGACAATGAAGTTTGAGGGTGGAGAATATGCTTATGGCTATTTGAAGAGTGAGAATGGTGTGCACCGTTTAGTACGTGTTAGTCCGTTCAATGCCCAAGGTAAGCGTATGACAAGCTTTGCCAGCGTCTTCGTTACGCCATTGGTTGATGATACGATAGAGGTATATGTTGACCCTGCTCGCGTTAGTTGGGATACCTTCCGTTCGAGTGG
The Prevotella melaninogenica DNA segment above includes these coding regions:
- a CDS encoding AMP-dependent synthetase/ligase, encoding MQTIGHLSVLIHEQAKKYGAKSAITFRNFGSLDWKTVSWNQFSMRVKEVSNALLNLGMKPQETIAVFSQNCIHHLYTDYGAYGVRVISIPFYATSSEQQIQYMIQDANVKFLFVGEQEQYDKARRIQSLCPTLERIIVFDSSVRLSQHDPNSIYFADFLKLGEGFPREAEVEERLAQASYDDICNILYTSGTTGESKGVILTYKMYQAAMDANRKSVPVNEKDRVINFLPFSHVFERGWACLSLAAGAELIVNTYPKEIQQSMRETHPTSMASVPRFWEKVYVAVKERMDKSSIVQRKLFYHALNVGRKRNIQYLARGKRVPLTLEMEYKFVNKTVLSLVRKQLGLENPHLFPTAGAYVSPEVEEFVHSIGINMIVGYGLTESLATVTCDHVGQPYTVGSVGRPLEGIDIKISDEGEVMLKGPTIMPGYFRRDTANAEAFDKDGYFHTGDAGYMKDGELFLKERIKDLFKTSNGKYIAPQMVEAMLLVDKFIEQVSVIADQRKFVSALIVPEYSVLEEWARENHIEFKDREELCQDKRVNEMMHERIETLQQRLASYEKIKRFTLLAHHFSMENGELTNTLKLKRSVVNRRYHDVIEKMYEE
- the prfB gene encoding peptide chain release factor 2; its protein translation is MITADQLKDIQERTEALHRYLDIDKKRIEFEEEQLRTQAPDFWDDPARAQEQMKKVKDIEKWVKDYDKARALADEVQLAFDFYKDELVTEEEVDAAYAKVLKVIEGLELKNMLRQEEDPMECVMKINSGAGGTESQDWASMLMRMYMRWGEAQGYRVTISDIQEGDEAGIKSVTMKFEGGEYAYGYLKSENGVHRLVRVSPFNAQGKRMTSFASVFVTPLVDDTIEVYVDPARVSWDTFRSSGAGGQNVNKVESGVRLRYQYEDPDTGEQEEILIENTETRDQPKNRAKAMQLLKSQLYDRAMKKRMEEQAKIEAGKKKIEWGSQIRSYVFDDRRVKDHRTNYQTSDVDGVMDGKIDDFIKAYLMEFPTEE